A portion of the Pedobacter cryoconitis genome contains these proteins:
- the trpC gene encoding indole-3-glycerol phosphate synthase TrpC encodes MNILDKIVLRKKEEIEQAKKLVSIKELEQGVYFNRTPYVLKDFMLSPERTGIIAEFKRRSPSKGIINDHSTVVEVTNGYAAAGASAISVLTDIDFFGGHPNDLLEARAANVVPLLRKDFMIDEYQIVEAKGLGADIILLIAAILTPAQIDTFSRLAKSLGLNTLLEVHNLEELQRSINPYIDAIGVNNRNLEDFSVNIQTSFDLVEEIPKEFLKISESAISNTQTIKQLKTAGFNGFLIGENFMKTSDPGAAMHQFVQELISV; translated from the coding sequence ATGAATATTTTAGATAAAATCGTACTCAGAAAAAAAGAAGAGATTGAACAGGCTAAAAAGCTGGTTTCTATCAAAGAACTGGAACAGGGTGTTTATTTTAACAGGACACCTTATGTTTTGAAAGACTTCATGCTAAGTCCTGAACGCACTGGTATTATAGCAGAATTTAAGCGCCGTTCTCCGTCAAAGGGAATTATCAATGACCATTCTACGGTTGTAGAAGTGACCAATGGGTATGCAGCGGCAGGAGCTTCGGCTATTTCTGTACTGACGGACATCGATTTCTTTGGTGGTCATCCGAACGATCTATTGGAAGCAAGGGCGGCTAACGTTGTTCCGCTATTAAGGAAAGATTTCATGATCGATGAATACCAGATTGTAGAAGCAAAAGGTTTAGGTGCAGACATTATTCTACTGATTGCGGCAATTCTTACGCCTGCGCAAATTGATACTTTCAGCAGGCTGGCTAAAAGCTTAGGCTTGAATACATTGCTTGAAGTGCATAACCTGGAAGAGTTACAGCGTAGTATTAATCCTTATATTGATGCAATAGGCGTGAATAATCGTAATCTGGAAGACTTTTCTGTCAATATTCAGACGTCGTTTGATCTGGTAGAGGAGATCCCAAAAGAATTTCTGAAAATATCTGAGAGTGCAATCAGTAATACGCAGACAATTAAGCAGCTGAAAACAGCTGGATTTAACGGTTTTCTGATTGGTGAAAATTTTATGAAGACTTCTGACCCGGGAGCTGCAATGCATCAGTTCGTACAGGAGTTGATCTCGGTATAA
- a CDS encoding AAA family ATPase, producing the protein MANLYIISGCNGAGKTTASNTILPEILNCMEFVNADNIACGLSPFNPESVAFEAGRIMLKRIRELMVAGADFGFETTLASRSYVSVVKQAKLLDYKVSLLYFWLSSPNLTVERVAKRVSNGGHHIPANVIERRYYRGIYNLYNLYMPLCDEWTIVNNMDLIPEVIAKYDSFGKTVFNNELWNTLIKQKNHGKT; encoded by the coding sequence TTGGCTAATCTTTATATCATATCTGGTTGCAATGGTGCAGGTAAAACTACCGCGAGTAATACTATCCTGCCAGAAATCTTAAATTGTATGGAGTTTGTGAATGCTGATAACATTGCCTGCGGCCTATCCCCTTTTAATCCTGAAAGCGTAGCTTTTGAAGCTGGTAGAATTATGCTCAAACGTATCCGTGAATTAATGGTAGCCGGGGCTGATTTTGGATTTGAAACTACATTGGCCAGCCGAAGTTATGTTTCCGTGGTTAAACAGGCGAAACTGCTGGATTACAAGGTCAGCCTATTGTACTTTTGGTTAAGTTCTCCAAATCTGACCGTAGAGCGTGTTGCTAAGCGGGTGAGCAATGGAGGACATCATATTCCTGCAAATGTAATAGAGCGCAGATATTACCGGGGCATTTATAATTTATATAACCTGTATATGCCATTATGTGATGAGTGGACAATCGTAAACAATATGGACCTGATACCTGAAGTGATTGCCAAGTATGACAGCTTTGGAAAAACAGTATTTAATAACGAACTTTGGAATACGCTCATTAAACAGAAAAATCATGGAAAGACCTGA
- the hflX gene encoding GTPase HflX: MGKEKTYDTAVKQERAVLVGVIRPGEKPEETKEYLDELTFLVDTAGGVVDNIFTQKMLKPDRGTFVGTGKLEEIRAYVKSEEIDMVVFDDELSPSQLRNIERELEVKVLDRSNLILDIFAGRAQTSQAKTQVELAQLQYLLPRLTRLWTHLERQKGGIGMRGPGETQIESDRRMILEKISLLKGRLKLIDKQNETQRKNRTELIRVALVGYTNVGKSTIMNMISKSEVFAENKLFATLDTTVRKVVIDNLPFLLSDTVGFIRKLPHHLVECFKSTLDEVREADILIHVVDVSHTSFEDQIRVVNETLKDLGARDKETIVVFNKIDAYVNPEADEMNEDEKVTLTLEDFKRSWMAQHNTPSLFISALHKENLEEFKQLLYDKVVALHTVRYPYDKLLY; this comes from the coding sequence ATGGGAAAAGAGAAAACTTATGATACCGCGGTTAAACAGGAACGGGCAGTCCTGGTAGGTGTGATCAGACCGGGAGAAAAACCGGAAGAAACAAAAGAATATTTAGACGAACTAACATTTTTGGTAGATACAGCAGGTGGGGTAGTGGATAACATTTTCACACAAAAAATGCTGAAGCCCGATAGAGGTACCTTTGTTGGAACGGGAAAATTAGAAGAAATAAGAGCCTACGTGAAGTCGGAGGAAATTGATATGGTCGTTTTTGACGATGAACTATCTCCTTCACAACTACGGAATATAGAGCGTGAACTGGAAGTGAAGGTCCTGGACAGGAGTAATCTTATCCTTGATATTTTTGCCGGAAGAGCGCAAACCTCACAGGCTAAAACTCAGGTTGAATTAGCGCAGCTGCAATATTTATTACCACGTTTAACACGTTTATGGACTCACTTAGAGCGCCAGAAGGGTGGTATTGGTATGCGCGGACCGGGTGAAACTCAGATTGAGAGTGACAGAAGGATGATCCTGGAGAAAATCTCCCTGTTGAAAGGAAGATTAAAACTGATCGATAAGCAGAATGAAACACAGCGGAAAAACCGTACTGAATTAATCAGAGTGGCTTTAGTGGGCTATACCAACGTTGGTAAGTCTACGATCATGAACATGATTTCAAAATCAGAGGTTTTTGCAGAAAACAAGTTATTTGCAACTTTAGATACTACGGTACGGAAAGTTGTGATTGACAATTTGCCATTCTTACTGTCAGATACGGTTGGATTTATCCGTAAACTGCCGCATCACCTGGTAGAATGTTTCAAATCAACACTGGATGAAGTCAGAGAAGCTGATATATTAATCCATGTGGTAGATGTGTCTCATACGAGTTTTGAGGATCAGATCAGAGTGGTTAATGAAACACTGAAAGATCTGGGCGCCAGGGATAAAGAAACGATTGTAGTTTTCAATAAAATTGATGCATACGTGAATCCTGAAGCCGATGAAATGAACGAAGATGAGAAGGTAACTTTAACACTGGAAGACTTTAAAAGGAGCTGGATGGCACAGCACAATACGCCGTCGCTATTTATCTCAGCCCTGCATAAGGAAAACCTGGAAGAGTTTAAACAACTATTATACGATAAGGTTGTTGCCCTGCATACGGTTAGGTATCCTTATGACAAATTATTATACTAA
- the rbfA gene encoding 30S ribosome-binding factor RbfA produces MESKRQQKFAGVLQEELATLFQREGAEYLPDTLVTITKVRVSPDLAVAKVYLSFLSTNNTGLSIATVNSHAGEIRYKLGARIRHQVRVVPSLTFFLDDTNTYVEHMDKIFDKISKERKEQGKEEEEETTED; encoded by the coding sequence ATGGAAAGTAAACGTCAACAGAAATTTGCTGGTGTACTGCAAGAGGAATTAGCGACATTATTTCAAAGAGAAGGGGCAGAGTACTTACCCGATACATTAGTTACGATTACAAAAGTCCGCGTGTCTCCGGATTTAGCGGTAGCCAAGGTTTACCTGAGCTTTTTAAGCACAAATAATACAGGACTATCTATTGCAACTGTAAATTCACATGCCGGGGAAATCAGGTATAAGCTGGGTGCGCGTATTCGTCACCAGGTGAGAGTTGTACCAAGTTTGACTTTCTTTTTAGATGATACCAATACGTATGTAGAGCATATGGATAAAATCTTTGATAAGATTTCAAAAGAGCGCAAAGAACAAGGTAAGGAAGAGGAAGAAGAAACAACCGAGGACTAA
- a CDS encoding Lrp/AsnC ligand binding domain-containing protein has protein sequence MLKKESQNLEIDNLDIDILKQLMQDATKPYTEIAKDLIVSGGTIHVRMKKLQEMGIIKGSHLIIDPQKAGYDICAFLGIYLEKGIQYKDAVEQLSRIKEVVELHYTTGAYSMFAKIICRDTNHLRHVLNEEIQAVEGIQRTETLISLEESIRRQIELG, from the coding sequence ATGCTCAAAAAAGAAAGCCAAAATTTAGAAATTGATAACCTCGATATTGACATTTTAAAGCAACTGATGCAGGATGCCACCAAACCCTACACAGAAATAGCTAAAGATTTGATCGTTTCGGGAGGAACAATTCACGTCCGGATGAAAAAACTACAGGAAATGGGGATTATAAAAGGATCACATCTAATTATCGATCCGCAGAAAGCGGGATATGACATCTGTGCTTTTCTTGGTATATACCTGGAAAAAGGAATTCAATATAAGGATGCTGTCGAACAACTCAGCAGAATTAAAGAGGTTGTGGAACTTCATTATACGACCGGAGCGTATAGCATGTTTGCTAAAATCATATGCAGAGATACAAATCATTTACGCCATGTCCTGAATGAAGAGATCCAGGCAGTAGAAGGTATACAGCGGACTGAAACATTAATCTCACTAGAAGAAAGTATCAGAAGACAAATAGAGTTAGGATAG
- a CDS encoding cytochrome B, producing MKKKLVMGIYEILKSAHSGWRYLVIILLLVAFINALMGYVGKKPYTEGNRKLNVFALISAHIQFVLGLVIYFMHDWYKGDSSVAIQRYWKMEHVSMMLIAIILITVGNARSKKGVTASAKHKTIFIFFGLALLLITGAIFAMIKVDPSRHLFGM from the coding sequence TTGAAAAAAAAACTTGTTATGGGTATTTATGAAATCTTGAAGAGTGCGCACTCTGGATGGCGTTATTTAGTAATCATCTTATTGCTGGTTGCTTTTATTAATGCATTAATGGGATATGTGGGTAAGAAACCATATACCGAAGGGAACCGTAAATTAAATGTGTTTGCTTTGATCAGTGCGCATATTCAATTTGTTTTAGGTTTAGTAATCTATTTTATGCACGATTGGTATAAAGGGGATAGTTCAGTCGCGATACAACGTTACTGGAAAATGGAGCATGTATCGATGATGTTAATTGCAATCATCTTAATTACAGTGGGTAATGCACGCTCTAAAAAAGGTGTTACGGCATCAGCTAAACATAAGACTATATTTATCTTTTTTGGATTGGCACTTTTATTAATCACAGGGGCAATTTTTGCAATGATTAAGGTAGATCCAAGCAGACATCTCTTCGGAATGTGA
- a CDS encoding anthranilate synthase component II, with translation MQKKILVIDNYDSFTYNLVHLINELGREAEVWRNDKFALADVAQFDKILLSPGPGIPSEAGLLLEVIKTYAAEKSILGICLGQQAIAEAFGGQLLNLGRPMHGIATPINVIDKEEFLFNDCPEVINVGRYHSWVVSREDFPAELTITATDASEEIMALRHQAYDVRGVQFHPESVLTEYGKEMMKNWLEN, from the coding sequence ATGCAAAAGAAAATATTAGTCATAGATAATTATGACTCCTTTACCTATAATTTAGTGCATTTAATTAATGAATTGGGTAGAGAAGCAGAAGTGTGGAGAAATGATAAATTTGCCTTGGCTGATGTCGCTCAATTTGATAAAATTTTATTATCACCTGGCCCTGGCATACCATCAGAAGCAGGATTGCTTTTAGAAGTGATCAAAACTTATGCAGCTGAAAAGAGTATTTTAGGGATCTGCCTTGGGCAACAAGCAATAGCAGAAGCATTTGGCGGTCAGTTGTTAAACTTAGGCAGACCTATGCACGGCATAGCTACACCTATAAATGTAATTGATAAGGAGGAATTCTTATTTAATGACTGTCCTGAAGTGATTAATGTTGGCCGCTACCATTCTTGGGTAGTTAGCAGGGAAGATTTTCCGGCTGAACTGACGATTACAGCAACAGATGCGAGTGAGGAAATTATGGCACTCAGACATCAGGCTTATGATGTGCGCGGTGTACAATTCCATCCTGAAAGCGTGCTGACGGAATATGGAAAAGAAATGATGAAAAATTGGTTGGAGAATTAA
- a CDS encoding anthranilate synthase component I family protein, with protein MEKIKINTVFKKRLADTITPVSIYLRLRDVFPNSLLLESSDYHSRENSVSYVCADPVAGIMLENGKLSSYFPTGEKVVKDKFVLTEEIEAFKARFDPSAVEEQRRISTGMFGYFTWNTVQYFEDIKFTAESPKGEEIPMMQYHVYRYIIAIDHFKNEVTLFKNNFNEEDDEDLEKIEYLIQNKNFPEYSFDTVGEEESNLTDEGFMDIVEKMKKHILRGDVFQIVPSRAYNQKFSGDEFNVYRCLRSINPSPYLFYFDYGSFKLFGSSPEAQITIKDGAANIFPIAGTFKRTGNDEEDAELARKLEQDPKESAEHVMLVDLARNDLSRHCRGVEVKSFKEVQYYSHLIHLVSKVSGNLQPDVSAFKVVADTYPAGTLSGAPKYKAMQLIDEYEGLARNFYAGAIGYMSFGGSFNHAIMIRTFMSKNNQLHYRAGAGIVADSIAINEMNEVNNKIAALRKAVEMAKGINKI; from the coding sequence ATGGAGAAGATAAAAATCAATACCGTTTTTAAAAAAAGATTAGCAGATACCATTACTCCAGTAAGTATTTATCTGCGGTTGAGGGATGTTTTTCCAAACTCCCTGTTGCTGGAAAGTTCTGATTATCATAGCCGGGAAAACTCAGTAAGTTACGTTTGTGCAGATCCTGTGGCAGGAATTATGCTGGAAAACGGAAAGTTGTCTTCTTATTTTCCAACAGGAGAAAAGGTAGTGAAAGATAAATTTGTCCTGACTGAGGAAATTGAAGCTTTTAAAGCGAGGTTTGATCCGTCAGCAGTGGAAGAGCAGCGCCGTATCTCTACAGGAATGTTTGGTTATTTTACCTGGAATACGGTACAGTATTTTGAGGATATCAAATTTACTGCCGAATCTCCTAAAGGAGAAGAGATTCCAATGATGCAATATCATGTTTATCGCTATATTATTGCCATTGACCACTTTAAGAATGAGGTTACCCTGTTTAAGAATAATTTTAATGAAGAAGATGACGAAGATTTAGAAAAAATCGAATATCTGATTCAGAATAAAAACTTCCCTGAATATAGTTTTGATACCGTTGGTGAAGAAGAATCTAATCTGACGGATGAAGGCTTTATGGATATCGTGGAGAAGATGAAGAAGCATATCTTACGTGGGGATGTCTTCCAGATTGTTCCATCCAGGGCTTATAACCAGAAATTTTCGGGTGATGAATTTAATGTTTACCGTTGCCTGCGTTCTATTAACCCGTCTCCTTACCTGTTCTATTTTGATTATGGAAGCTTTAAGCTTTTCGGCTCATCGCCAGAGGCACAGATTACAATTAAAGATGGAGCTGCTAATATTTTTCCTATCGCCGGAACCTTTAAACGTACCGGTAATGATGAAGAAGATGCTGAATTAGCGCGGAAATTAGAACAAGATCCGAAAGAAAGTGCAGAGCATGTAATGCTGGTAGATTTAGCCAGAAATGACTTAAGCCGGCATTGCAGGGGTGTCGAGGTTAAATCGTTTAAAGAAGTTCAGTACTATTCACATTTAATTCACCTGGTTTCAAAAGTAAGCGGAAATCTGCAGCCAGATGTTTCTGCTTTTAAAGTCGTTGCTGATACTTATCCAGCAGGTACTTTAAGTGGCGCACCAAAATATAAAGCGATGCAGCTGATCGATGAATATGAAGGATTGGCGCGTAATTTCTATGCAGGTGCAATCGGCTATATGAGTTTTGGTGGTTCATTTAACCATGCGATTATGATTCGTACGTTTATGAGTAAGAATAACCAGTTACATTATAGAGCGGGCGCTGGTATTGTAGCAGATTCTATCGCAATTAATGAGATGAATGAGGTAAACAATAAAATCGCTGCCTTGCGCAAAGCAGTAGAAATGGCCAAAGGGATTAATAAAATTTAA
- a CDS encoding phosphatidylinositol-specific phospholipase C, with product MKNESAITKQTALPDYSLNNWMSFLPDTTNIAQISIPGTHDSGARVEPISGTAKCQTLSIAEQLNAGVRYLDVRCRHINNSFAIHHGAIYQNLNYSDVLKACIDFLNANPSETIIMSVKEEHTASDNTRSFEQTFDSYVQENAAKWDLGTGNSRLSAIRGKIKLLRRFGSGNAKGIDATQWGDNTTFDINNPAANLKVQDEYKVSNADTKWTRVKTQLDAAHADHSNRLYLNYSSGYKSLIFGIPDINAVHNAVNPKIAAYFSGNISGRYGVIPMDFVTADLAKGIVRTNFSSAL from the coding sequence ATGAAAAACGAAAGCGCAATAACAAAACAAACTGCTTTGCCGGATTATTCGCTTAATAACTGGATGAGTTTCTTACCAGACACTACAAACATTGCACAAATATCTATTCCTGGAACACATGATTCAGGTGCGCGGGTTGAACCAATATCTGGTACTGCAAAATGTCAGACGCTAAGTATAGCAGAACAGTTAAATGCTGGTGTGCGCTACCTGGATGTGAGATGCAGACACATTAACAACAGCTTTGCTATACATCATGGTGCGATCTATCAGAATTTGAACTATAGCGACGTTTTAAAGGCATGTATTGACTTCCTGAATGCGAATCCATCAGAAACAATTATCATGAGCGTAAAGGAAGAGCATACAGCTTCTGACAATACACGCAGCTTTGAACAGACTTTTGATAGCTATGTGCAAGAAAATGCTGCAAAATGGGACTTGGGTACAGGGAATTCCAGACTTTCAGCTATCCGTGGCAAAATTAAATTACTGAGAAGATTTGGTTCAGGAAATGCAAAAGGCATAGATGCTACCCAATGGGGAGATAATACCACTTTTGATATTAATAATCCTGCTGCTAATCTGAAAGTACAGGATGAATATAAAGTTTCTAATGCAGATACCAAATGGACCAGGGTAAAAACACAATTAGATGCAGCACATGCTGATCATTCTAATCGGTTATATCTTAACTATAGCAGCGGATACAAATCGCTTATTTTTGGTATTCCTGATATCAATGCAGTACACAATGCTGTTAATCCAAAAATTGCAGCCTATTTTAGTGGCAACATTAGTGGCAGATATGGCGTAATCCCTATGGATTTTGTTACAGCTGATTTAGCAAAAGGAATTGTAAGGACAAATTTCAGTTCTGCTTTATAA
- a CDS encoding energy transducer TonB family protein — translation MKKILAVFLFFIGFSAQAQPMLKGGLDAFIQTNIIYPGFSLQHCLEGKINVSFKVNLAGEVYTSKVSSGMGIDLDQEALRLIRLSSGKWQVPEGYDTAYVIIAPVNFTISGGDCSTIGITEKNKAIAAYRANEGLTEVITNFYRNKGQGKFNEAEEGRIIALKEELGYDDTYLKKKIEEGQKRFKQNDKQGACEDFLFVKYMGSALADELLEKYCK, via the coding sequence ATGAAGAAGATTCTTGCTGTATTCCTGTTTTTCATTGGTTTTTCTGCTCAGGCGCAACCCATGCTTAAAGGCGGTCTTGATGCTTTTATCCAAACCAATATCATTTATCCCGGATTTTCCTTACAACATTGTCTGGAGGGAAAGATTAATGTTAGTTTTAAGGTTAACCTCGCAGGAGAAGTTTATACCTCGAAGGTTAGCAGTGGGATGGGGATCGATCTTGATCAGGAGGCTTTACGTTTAATCAGGCTGAGTAGTGGGAAATGGCAAGTACCTGAAGGCTATGATACTGCGTATGTGATTATTGCTCCGGTTAACTTTACTATTTCTGGTGGAGATTGTAGCACCATAGGCATTACGGAAAAAAACAAAGCAATAGCAGCTTACAGGGCAAATGAGGGCCTGACAGAAGTAATTACTAACTTTTATAGGAATAAAGGACAGGGGAAGTTTAATGAAGCTGAGGAAGGCAGAATAATCGCGCTGAAGGAAGAACTGGGTTATGATGATACTTACCTGAAGAAAAAAATCGAAGAGGGGCAAAAACGATTCAAACAAAATGATAAACAAGGGGCCTGTGAAGACTTTCTTTTTGTCAAATATATGGGGTCAGCTCTGGCTGATGAACTACTGGAAAAATATTGTAAGTAA
- a CDS encoding peptidoglycan DD-metalloendopeptidase family protein: MESLEKLEGWLSNPENQISSVVDFDPSADRLYPFDFTAANLELTGRILADTSVFSLWVTKKLGDTHSRYGIGGYNEHRTIYSRSIHFDTLEEPRRLHLGVDIWGPAGTSVYNFFDAQVHSFKNNDHFGDYGATIILKYQLGDLTLYALYGHLSLKSLDGLEEGQFIAGGTLFASFGIPEENGNWPPHLHFQLMFDLQGKEGDYPGVCQFSNKAVYLANCPDPNLILKHTFKISAE; this comes from the coding sequence ATGGAGTCTCTGGAAAAACTTGAGGGGTGGTTGTCAAACCCTGAAAATCAGATCAGCAGTGTGGTAGATTTCGATCCTTCTGCTGATCGGTTATACCCTTTCGATTTTACAGCGGCTAACCTGGAGCTCACTGGCCGCATTCTTGCAGATACGTCAGTTTTCTCTTTGTGGGTGACGAAAAAGCTCGGAGATACCCATTCCCGTTATGGTATTGGAGGATACAATGAGCATCGGACTATTTATTCAAGAAGTATCCATTTCGATACGCTCGAAGAACCCCGGAGATTACATCTTGGGGTAGATATCTGGGGCCCTGCAGGGACTTCAGTCTATAATTTCTTTGATGCGCAGGTGCACAGTTTCAAAAACAATGATCATTTTGGTGATTACGGCGCAACGATCATCTTAAAATATCAACTCGGCGACCTTACTTTATATGCACTTTACGGACATTTAAGCCTGAAATCATTGGACGGACTTGAAGAAGGACAGTTTATCGCTGGCGGGACTTTATTCGCTTCTTTTGGGATTCCTGAAGAGAACGGAAACTGGCCTCCGCATCTTCATTTTCAACTGATGTTTGATCTGCAGGGAAAAGAAGGAGATTATCCTGGCGTCTGTCAGTTTTCAAACAAAGCTGTTTACCTGGCCAATTGCCCCGATCCAAACCTGATTCTTAAGCACACCTTTAAGATTTCTGCCGAATAA